CGTTTGTCAATGCTAGGAGCTGAATAATGCCGATATTAGAGGTTTTTACTCTCCTCGTGACAAGAGGCGCTTCGGGGGACGGATATTTGCAGTTCtggacagaaaatataaatattgaattgcTAAATATATCTGTGTCCGTTCTCGGGGAAACTCTGCGAAGAAAAAACAAAGCGCTGAGTTCTCGAGGCGCCTACGAATGACGAATGTTTCTCTCCCTCACAAGTCCAACAACTTCAGcaattgtttaaattgtaatcaaacaaataaactgCATGATGATAACAAAGATTACGCTCTTTGGGGAATAACTGGCGTGGATTTTAATTTTCCCTGCATCTTCAGtttgctatgaaaaaaaaaggaaaacaaagttgGATACCTATTGAAAATGTAATCCACAAccagttatatatatatcatttgacCGTGTGAAAGAAATTTGataacaataattttgttttgagtAGCAGATATTGTACATTACATCCTGTAGGTTGCAGTATAGTCTCTCCAGATGATAGTCCCTTTAAACGCCATAAATGGCAACAGGCCTTGTCAGTTTGATTGGTGGTAATGACTTTCTCCTTGACGTCACATTACACTTAATACGtagaagttgatttttttttttttttttttttttttttttagtttgacagAAGCAAGTGGTGTCTAATCACAGTGTTGCAGACTTAACATGATGTCGATTTTAATTATGTGGATAACAACATTTGTGACAGTGACATTTATGAACTATAAAGGATACAAATATACTGACATTAATATATCGACATTTGAACTTGTGTGGGTTATTATCCTGTTCACGCGAAtgattattttcacttttttccccTCCATTAGCTCATTAATTTTACTGTGCATTTGATATCATAATTCCCCAAATCGTGAAACGGTCTGCCTTTTAGGAAAATGATCTATTGGAACATGCCTGTTTGACCTAAGCAAAAAATGAGGCACTATAAGATATTAATAATGACATTGAATTAACATACaaggtcaaataaataaataaacaaaacgaaCGAAACtgttacaataacaacaacaattactgCTAGTAATGGCACggttcactcttaaaaaaaaaaaaaaatgctgtgttgtTTCAACCCAAATGTGGACTAACCTAACTTTTGGGttagaaatgacatttaaaaattaaacccaACAGCTGGGTTAGTTCATATTTGACACAAACTTGGGTTGAAAGTGTTTGAGGGATATTTCTAAAGGGTAGTATGTTTGAAGCAGAAGCAGGGGCACTAGATTTACAAATTAAGCATCTTATGGTTTTAACTATCTTAGTAGGTATTGTAGATACTGTACTTGGCCTCGAGAGCTGAGTTATGTCATCTTATCTTCAGGACCGTGGACAGCTCGTGGAAACGTATGGAACTATTTCACCCTGCGTCCCTTTGCGATTTCATTTCAGTATGCACAGCTGCCTCAAACTGAAGCTGCTTTATCTTGATTTATTGTCCTTCACCAAAGTCTCAAAACCGCCTCGTTTTCAACTCGCTGAACtattaatatacacattttaaggATGCGGATGCGTGGGAAGTGTGAAAACAAACAGGCGCCCAGACAGAAGGGCATTATGATAACAGCACCTGCAGGTACTGCTTTAAAACTCTCTGGCCATTGCAAACataataacattgtaataatataatcaataacaTAATTGAGGGTTAATTCGGGATAACTGGGCCATTTTTTCGTAAAATTTCTCTGTGATTCCTGAAATATATTTGCACACATAACAGAATTCACAGaataacatactttttaaaacatctgcCAATAACGTATTGATTGAGAAGAatcaatttacttttaaaacatgctttattattcaaaataaaatgcgCATGCATTCTGTCAGGAAAAGTAGTTTACATTAATTCCAGTTTAGATGCAGCTAAGAGCCTCACTTTCTTTAAGACCTCAAACTGAGTTTATCTTGAACagtaaatctgaaatgaaaacaaGTTTACATTTATAAGAATCGTTTGAGGTTGGAACAaacacaaatgacaaataaatacacagatgACAGCTTAAAACATCACAACTGTTCAGTAGGACAATACACATAGAATATTAAATAGTTCACAACTTTCAACTTTTGCACAAAACTTTCGCGGACGATCTTTATGCAGACGGATGAAATGTATGTCTTTATCAAGTGCTCAGAAAGTGCCAAAGTACCCCACCCTAGAACCACACGACATTACGACAACAAATAGTCAATTTTGAACGGATGGAAGCCCGCAGACGCCGGCACGGGCGCTGTCGCAGTCGTGTGTGGGATCGACAGACACTCGGATGTCAGCTGGAATGGGAAAAAGTCCCGGTAGTGACGGTAGCTGATGCCGGGGTCCTCCGGGGGCCCGTAGGATCGAAGCACCTGCGTGTGAGGAAGAGCCACAGGGGAGCCCCGCATGGCATAAGGCAGCATGTCCACTCCCCCCTGCCaggtgtcagctttgtgaacggGGCGTTCCTCTTTCCTGAAAGGTCGGCTGAGGATGCTGTCAATGGCGAAAGAGCTCGTGAACTTGGCGCTGGAGGGGGGCGTGACGACAGAGTCTCTGGTGTCCACCGCAGGAGCTTGGCTCGGCCCCTCTGGCTCCTTGCCTGTTTTTTTGCTGATGCGCTTTCTCCTCCGACGAAACACTCCGTCCGCAAAGGTGTACTCGCTGTGCGGGTTCAGCATCCAGTAGTTGTCCTTCCCCCACGGTCTGGAGGGATCCCGCAGCACCTTGAGAAAGCAGTCGTTGAGAGACAGATTGTGGCGCACTGAATTCCTCCAGCCGGTGTAGCTGCCTCTAAAAAAAGGGAACTTTTTCATGAGGTAGTCATTGATTTCGGCCAAAGTGAGGCGGCCCGAGTTCGAGTCACGGATGGCCATGGCGATCAGAGCGATGTATGAGTACGGAGGCTTGGGTCTCCTTGTGTAGGGCTTGCCTTTACTCTCAGCGCCCGGAGGAACAGGTGCGGGACTGTGCGCCACGCAGTCTCCATCCGAGCCCAGTTCTTCCTCCGCGTACATCGGCGACGGGATACTGCCCTCGGCGTCGCTGCAGAGCTCCGCGGACTTGGAGTCGTAGTGACCCCCGCAGAAAACCTCCAGCTTCATTTGCTGAACCAGTGAGACTGTCCAAACGCTTCTGCAGAGTAAGATTCCTTAGAATAAAAACACACGGGAGAAGCTGCTTGAGAGCTAGAATAGCCACGCGGAGCTGTCAAACACAATCCAACGCGTGAGAGTGACAGGACCTGTACCTGCTGCAGATAAGTGCACTTAACGTCCCGAGTGCGCGCTCAGCTGTCTAATATAGCCGCTCACCTCCGGGTATGCCTACAGGGGGCGGGGCCTGAGTCTTTAAGTCTTAAAATCACTCTTACAAAAACACACGGATCATGCACACCCTGTTTTGAAATAAAGCGGTCGAGCGTATGTGGACAAACATCAGATAGACTCATGATGAATTGCTTTGTTGATTTAAACCGAGTTTCGTCACAGTGAGGCGGCTTCACCTGCGTCCTTGCTCACCTTTGCTCCGCGCGCTCGCCAGCAAGATCTAACTACAATAAGAACATACCTAAAGATTATCAGACATGGCGCGTCGCGCAGTCAGCCAAAGCTTTACCTATAGGAAGAATAGTCCTAAAAACTATAAAAGAGTTAGAATTGGGTTTAAATGTTGCAACATACTGTAATCACTTCTCAACATTTTGATGTCAGTTTAGTCGTGTTGATCAAATTACTCATTCGTCATTAACTGTTACATTTGTTGATGGAATATGCTTTACCTCTGGTCTAAAACATTCCTAAGAGTAGAACATAACTGTTTAATTAGGCAAAAGaggacatttaaaacaaacaaacaaacaaaaaaaaaaaaaaaaaaaaaaaaaaaaaaaaagagatatcaTGACTATGTTGTTTAGCATCCCATACAATTATACATGATGAATGTCATTCATGCAGGTAAATAAGATGCACAATCCCAACTATGAATTTAGAATATAGGAATATTTTCTTTAAACTCGAGTTAGGTTGCATTAAAGATTTTAGTCAATAAACACTGAATGGACACATTTTGACCTGTGTTGCATGTCTAATGTAGtaaaataaacttatattatATAAGCAAGCAGAATGTGTTTTAGAATAATGCTTAAGACATGCATTATGCAAACATGTACAATAGTTCCTTTTATGTGTTTTGAACATTCAAGTGGTGTCAGAATGTCTTTAAGAGGGAGCAGTACAGATGTTTGATATATGCTTCAAAGTCATGACACTCATTTGTGTCTGGAGACTCCAGCCctgttaattaaaaagaaaacatatgcaTTTCATACATCTAGTGTCTAAAATACACCATAAAATTTTacacatctaaaaataaaaaactatttttatatacatcttatttttatatacttcttagtgttaaagtaaaaataaataaataaaatgtcaaggaTCTGCAATCATACTAATACCACAATGAAGAAAAGTCCATTTAATAAACTGACAATCTCTCAACTTTAAggttgagtttttatattttttacatactcTAAAATTTTTAAGTAATAGTGCCTATATTTTCTACCTCAAttcaattgcaaaataaataagtaaattagaaaaaaaataaactggggttttaggtattttagtaaattatgcctaaactattttattttgtcttaccTTATCAGCACCTAACACatcaattgcaaaaaataaataagtaaattatggCTAAAAAAACATCATGAGACTTTGTCTCCAAACCAAGCCAAATTGATTATTATATTGAAGAAAATACTATATTGGTCTAAATAATAAATGGCTGGGATGATTACAGGAAATTGTATGGAGGTCTAAAATTAacagtttgattgtttttttcttattttactcaaaatgtatattttttacccgtattttgtctcattttaagtAGGTCTTATCAGCACctaacaaatcacaaaaaaaaaaaaaaaaaaagcacctaacaaatcacaaaaaaaaaaaaaaaaaagcgtcacCTAAACAagccacctaaaaaaaaaaaaaaaaaaaaaaaaaaaaaaaaaacattatggctactgcatttaatatacatcATACATGAAATGAGACTTTGTCTGCAAAACAAAgccaaatttgattatttattgaagaaaataCTAGATTGGTCTATATATAATAAGCATTTGACATTTGATTACTGTTTGTATCTGATGAATGATACAGGAAATACTTTGTAtggaaaaaatctaaattaacagttttctgttttctccTAGTACTTAAGactcaaaatgtatattttacaggcCAATACAACCCGTAGAGTAATCTTTATTCACATCATTGGTTTTACTTCTCCTCTACCAAAGCAACAAGAGAAAGCCTCACTGTCAAGTTTTATATGCtacacatttttaatgaacaGTTAATGAACTGAGACACACATCATCATCCTCAAATCTCATCATTCTGAAGATCCACCTGTTGACTGCTTGTCACAcaaacagaggatgcagtatTACGCTCGCTCCCACAGGTTTCATGTGTTGGGTCGGTGTTTCCTGCAGGTTTGAAGGCGAGAGAGTCTAAACCATAAgtcaaatattttgatttgaagtGCTTTACAgatattcattaatgtgtaagaAGAGGTTTACCACACACTCCACAGTCGGCACTTTGGATGAAGCAGTAGGTTCCACTTCCATACTGCGGCCAACCGCATGAACACTGGTAAGAGCACCTGCAGTACCTCATTACCAGTTAATCGTCTTTCACTGTATGAGACTGTGAAAACAACTTAAGGGCGTAACAGGGGAAACTGCATGATGCATAGAGTCCCTCGCTAATTAATCAATTATAATAAGTTGTCTGTTGAATGTCCACAACATATTATTTAGATCTCACCTTTGCCATTCAAATTTCAAAAGGCAAGATTGGTCTATTTAGTGACTAATGTATGATTTCAATTAGATTTGTAAGTACCATTTCAAAGTTCTCTCATTTTTTGAAGTGGTCAGAACTAATTAAATCAGACAAATGTAATTATTGTCATACGTGGATCGCTACACGCGAAATGGAAATCAACTTGAGTAACAATGAACGatgaaataaatcttaaaatgatattaacattaaatccaaacatttcacaaattggtcaaaatgtgtaataaatgcaCACCACCTGGTTTTCACCGAAccgtttttttttatgtgctgtaACTATAATAAACATAAGATCATGTAATCATGTACTGATATTTGAATGTGGTTCATTAAAACTTGGCCGAATTCATGAAGTGAAATGTCAGAGGCTGAGATATTTTTCTTCCAGCAGTCAGGAATGAATGGGTATTCCTCTATGAACGCCTGGCCTGGGCCTGCTTACTCCACACTAGCCTAGccaaataaatacagcacatACTGTGGTCTGTAGCGCTGCGTTATTCAGGGCAGGTTCAACAGAGAATTATGATGGACCAGTGGAGTTACAGGCATGTGCACCCTCTAATTTTCCCCTCCTGTGTTTATATGTGGCTTCCAGACTGAAATTGTTTCCAGTAATCTGGAGCGCACAACTAACAGACCCGAGCATAAACAGTCGTGAGTGTAGGCCAGTCCTGAGGCGCTTTTTCTTGAACAATGCGAGTGGAATTGAGAAACTGATCACAACCAAACTCTCTCTATCAGTCTTTAGTCCATTGTTTCGTTCAGATGATCATCTTTGCAAAGACTCAGTGATCTTTTAATACATCAGACACCTTCAGTGAATCTTTTATAAGAGCAATCATCCATAATATCCCTCACAACAtcatcaaaaataacaaaaccacaaTCTCCACACCCATCAAATCCtatcaaaaaatataacaaaaatcacACAAGAACCACTGTTGGGATCTGTTTCCACAGCCTACTTTCATAGCGGTCTTGTCATAGCGCTTGTTTATAATCGCAACAACAGGCAAGGGATTCGACGCGCATTCACTCACCATTCAAGCCTGAGTGATTCTCTGGCACACAGTCCGACAGCCTATCACTAAAGTCATCCAGGAACAACTGGCACACAGTCCGACAGCCTCATTGAGAAGTATTGTTTGCCAAAATAGCACAGTTAttgcatgaagaaaaaataaacaaagaaaaaagcgGCTATAAAAGGTCAAATAATGTTGTCAAGGTGTGATCAAGCAGAGTTATTGCATGAAGAAAAATGAAACACAGTGACAAGTGGCTAGAGTAGCTTGTGcattaaaggtgacctattatacAAAAATCACTtctataaggtgtttgaacacaatTGTGTGCCTGCCGTGTGTggaaacaaccagcctataatggtaaaaatccacccactcattttttataaccccaataaatcataaacagtctctccaaacGAGTGGTTCCAGATTTCTCCCTACGTTGAAGTCATCATAGGGAAAAAGTCCTGGCCATTTGTGacactctctgccctattagcatagacACAGCCCTGATCCAGAAGCAgcagtccgccattactgttttcttgctgtagctgctggagacaCAATGTCAGAGCCTCAGAGGCATTACAAGTGTCATGTGTTGGGAAGCACcaatgaacataggagtctccatagaccgctgaggacatGGTGgttcccgaaaaaaaaaaaaaaaaaaaaaaaaaaatgcttaagtcCTATATGTTTGTGCTAATCATTTAACAccagactgcctcacaaacgagggtcagttcagtgctggagGTGTGATTCTGAGAGAGGGATTAATTAGCTAaagctaaagctaccattgtctctgcctgttttcactaatgctgccatcatatgctaccagaatgatcgtaaataggaatgtggtagtcaaaaattgcatatgaaaacaatgtgaaGTCGACCGCTTGAATTTGTCCAGCTCATAATCACAACAgctcaaaataaaaagtttgacaTAAAACACTAAGTGATACCACACAAAAGCGCCTCGAGACCAgctatgttattatttttattgtgctgtGCTCCCCTTCTGTGTAATTTATAAACATGCATTAattatgcacagtacaatcagatgtgtatgttttctaaaaatataacagtactaataactaaaattttaattttcattaacaaacataATAGGTCACCTATAATACAAAATAGGTCACCTATAATATGTATTCGTCacaattaacaaataatttaatcaaaacacTGTTTCCAAAATCAAAACCGCTAATAATGCACCTAATAATACTGAaacataaaccaataaataaatcagGAAATATCTGATTGTTAGGAAACAGCTGCTGATTGATTAagtgatgtttgtgttttatcaGGGTAAACACTTTAGGGactattctcactattaactagttgtttattaggatgcattttactagcatattagctgtttattagttatAAGGCACATATTGATCCCTTATTCTGCATTATCATATAGAATCCTTAACTATACAACATACCAAGAGCTGGGtaataactgattacatgtaatctggattatgtaatcagaatTTTATAATGTTCGTAATCAGATTtctgttacttttttatggattacatgattacttATAATTCACACAATGACACTAAATTATTCATGGTTTATTGATTCTGAATAAGAGAGCACGTACAGTAATGTCATTGTTGTTTTCTATAGTTTATTAATGTTGTTCGCATCATTCAAGGATTAACAGTACTGACAagaattttatgttaaaaatgcaaaatcaATCCAGTGTTTCTACGGATGGGCAAAAACCACCCTTAAGTACCTGCAATGAGTGGC
Above is a genomic segment from Cyprinus carpio isolate SPL01 chromosome A2, ASM1834038v1, whole genome shotgun sequence containing:
- the LOC109066492 gene encoding forkhead box protein Q1-like, which translates into the protein MKLEVFCGGHYDSKSAELCSDAEGSIPSPMYAEEELGSDGDCVAHSPAPVPPGAESKGKPYTRRPKPPYSYIALIAMAIRDSNSGRLTLAEINDYLMKKFPFFRGSYTGWRNSVRHNLSLNDCFLKVLRDPSRPWGKDNYWMLNPHSEYTFADGVFRRRRKRISKKTGKEPEGPSQAPAVDTRDSVVTPPSSAKFTSSFAIDSILSRPFRKEERPVHKADTWQGGVDMLPYAMRGSPVALPHTQVLRSYGPPEDPGISYRHYRDFFPFQLTSECLSIPHTTATAPVPASAGFHPFKIDYLLS